The following are from one region of the Nicotiana tabacum cultivar K326 chromosome 3, ASM71507v2, whole genome shotgun sequence genome:
- the LOC107817216 gene encoding BTB/POZ domain-containing protein At4g08455-like, with protein sequence MRRHHRRRSSTPSVDFGEDEGDDEEEETSSEARMKCVSCKEDYSSRDAGTCRECYEEASETEEELKREIEDLKSKVNFLRFWAPPDPLHHLHHQRSSSTNTVPFFSDVVLVASHDDENGKSTPHPVPVPANRAVLASRSPVFRAMLENEMEESLSGTIKISDVSYDALRAFVTYLYTADACLDELMACDLLVLAEKYQVKHLKTYCEKFLISKLNWENSLPNYAFAHQHNAKNLLDAALSLIMENMDKLSKREEYKELVEKDPRLVVEIYEAYLSKQVNTAVHKDPVAKA encoded by the exons atgAGAAGGCATCACCGGCGGCGATCATCGACGCCGTCAGTGGACTTCGGAGAAGACGAGGGAGACGACGAGGAAGAAGAAACATCATCGGAAGCACGAATGAAGTGCGTCTCATGTAAAGAAGATTACAGCTCACGTGACGCGGGCACATGCAGGGAGTGTTACGAGGAAGCTAGCGAGACAGAGGAAGAGCTGAAGCGTGAGATCGAAGACCTTAAATCCAAAGTTAACTTCCTCCGTTTCTGGGCCCCACCTGACCCTCTCCACCACCTCCACCACCAACGGTCTTCTTCCACTAATACCGTACCCTTCTTCTCCGACGTCGTTTTGGTCGCTTCTCATGATGATGAAAATGGCAAGTCTACCCCTCACCCTGTTCCCGTTCCTGCAAATCGCGCTGTTCTG GCCAGTCGTTCCCCCGTGTTCAGAGCAATGCTTGAAAATGAGATGGAAGAAAGCCTTAGCGGCACAATTAAAATTAGTGACGTGTCATATGATGCACTTCGTGCCTTTGTGACCTATTTATACACTGCCGATGCATGCCTAGATGAGCTTATGGCTTGTGACCTTCTTGTTCTGGCAGAAAAATACCAAGTGAAGCATCTGAAGACGTATTGTGAGAAGTTTCTGATTTCCAAATTAAACTGGGAGAACTCGCTTCCTAACTATGCCTTTGCTCACCAGCACAATGCAAAGAACTTGCTTGATGCAGCCCTGTCATTGATCATGGAAAATATGGACAAGCTCAGCAAGCGAGAAGAATACAAAGAACTTGTGGAGAAAGATCCCAGGCTTGTTGTAGAAATCTATGAAGCTTACCTTTCCAAACAGGTGAACACTGCTGTGCATAAAGATCCAGTTGCTAAAGCATAG